In Chlamydiales bacterium, the DNA window GGAAACTCAGAATTATTTTTACAGATTATCAGCGCAATTTTAATTGTACCAATAAAACAGAATGCCTCTGTTAATGTCAACATTTTTCGTAAAATTTGCATAACTATTGACTTCTTGCTGTAAAAGCTTGCATAATCTCTACCGATTACCAAAAATGAACCTACAACTCATGTATGAATCTTGCTTAAAAAAACAGGATGGAATTAAAAAAAAGTTTTTCCATCTTGAAACTCCTGAAGAAAAATATAATTTGATAATGGATCTTGGAAAAAATCAAGCCAAACTCGATCCATCCTTAAAAACAGAGGAGAGCCTTGTCAAAGGATGCCAAAGCAAAATGTACCTTAGAAGCTATTTAAAAGATGGTCTTGTCTATTTTGAAACAGAATCGGATGCTCTCATCTCTGCAGGACTTGCTGTACTTTTAACAGAAGTATATAGCGGCGAAAAACCAGAAGTCATACTTAAATGCCCTCCTACTTACCTAGAAGAGATTGGTATTACATCTAGCTTATCTCCAAGTAGGTCTAATGGACTTGCAAGTTTGCACCTTAAAATGAAACAAGAAGCCTTGCGTTATATACACAAACAAGCTTAAGGATTGATTTTTGAGCTTGTTTGTGTATATCATCTAATATCAAATTCAAGCTTCCACTTACGACCATCTTGTGCTCTACACCAGAGCTGAAAGCTACCTAGCTCTGTCACCTTAGAGCTCAAAGTAACTCTCACAAGCGAGCCTTCTATTCCTTGTTTATCTAATAATGTTTCAATGGGATGTAACTCTCTTAGCTCATCTAAGCACTCAGCAAGCAAAACACCTGGAGTTGGCGCTAAACCATTAGAGAACTTCTCCGTGGAGTGACTAAAAAAACGAAAACTTGCTAATTCTCCTAAAAGCAATGTAAATTCCTGACCTGTAATATCGACACTATCACCCTCTTCCATGCCAAAAGAAGCTACGCACAGTGCCTTTACTTTAGGCTGAATCCCTGGAATTGCAAGACCTGCGCTCTCTATACCGATAAAATAACTTCTACTAATTCCTGCCCTAATGCGTATACCAGTACCTTCTCTTGAAAGCCCATAGTAAACAGATCCAACGCTTACAGCATAATCAAGATTTACACCATCTAATATCTTAATGGGACTTTTCTTTAAATTTTTTGCCCAAGAATTTAGTAATTCTATCAACCGTTCCTGCAAAGCATTTGCCTTTAGCGCACCCCCATTGAAAAGTATGGCTGTTGGTAAAATGAATTCATCCATGCTTGCGCTCTCTTTTTCACCTGTCATCGATAAAAACTTAGCAAGCTGACAAGAGATGCGTGCGTCTTGAGCGTAGGGCAATCCAATCTGTCTTATCCCAAGTTTTTTCTCTACAGGAGAGCGCTCTGTTGGTTCTACAAGAGGCATAAATCCATCGACAATATATTTTAAAATCTCTTCCCTTGAAAGCTCTACTTTACAGCTTCCTCCAATTAGCTTGCTTCCTCTTCCTTGTACCGCTACAATAACCTTTTCCAGAGCCCCTTGCTTTAAGAGCTCTTCTTTTGCAAATCTACAACGATGTACAAGCTCACTCATCTGACTACTATCGATACTCTTATTAGAAGCTTCTAACTTCTGCTTTGCAAGGTAGGCAAGAGAAAGGTCCATATTATCACCTCCCAAAAGAAGATGTGTGCCAACAGCAAGCCTTTTCAAAATAAGATCACCCTTATCATCTTCTGCTCGAATAAGACTAAAATCGCTTGTTCCCCCACCAATATCTACCACAAGAACCGTATCACCCACTGCAAGCTTACTTCTCCACTCTTCTTTCTCTCTACAAAGCCATGCGTAAAAAGCTGCTTGTGGTTCTTCTAAAAGAATTACCTCAGGATAATCTGCAAGCTTTGCAGATTCCTCTACAAGTTGTCTTGCTGCCGGATCAAACGATGCTGGGACTGTGATAAGAATCGTTTGCTCTTTAAAAGGATCATCTGGGAATTTTACATTCCACACTTCCTGAAGATGCTTTAAAAGCTCTGTAATTGCCTCAACAGGGCTTATCTTGATTGCATTATCTTCAGCATCTAACGGCAATAAGGGATCTCTTCTTTGAACACCATCATGACAGAGCCATGACTTTGCAGAAGAAATTACCCTTCCAGGAATTTCAGATCCACGCTCTCTTGCTAAAATCCCAACAGAAACTTTTTTATCTAAAAAGAGATGTTTTTCTTTTTCCTCTTCCAAAGGAAAATAAAGAAAGGAAGGCAGTGAAAAATGCTCTTCTTGTACGCCAAAAGCACTCATTTGCATGATAGGAAACTGTATAATTTCTGGATGTTTACCCCTTCCAAGACTTGTATAAGCCATCGTACAATTGGTAGTTCCAAGATCTATGCCTATTATATAATTCGTTGTCTTCATAAACTAATTCACAATCTCTACTTCTGCAGGGCACAATATGTCCTTTCTTACCTCTCCAACTGGTCTTGGAAGAGATAACTTATGAGCCTTCCAACCAGCATGTCTAAGTACTCCTTTATAAGGAGGCTCTCCTTTCACGCGCCCAGTAACCTTAATTTCAGCTGGATCATACCCTTTGGGAACAGTCATCGCACTACCCTCTTTTGCATCCATGAGAGGGCGAATGACAATAAGATCTTCCAATGTTTTTGCACACTCTGCATGAATCTGCCGAACGGCAAGTCCTACCTCTGCATCCTGATAACCACTAATATCTTCTTTTAAAAAATCCACAATACGAGAAGAATGTTGTAAAATATAGAGCAGTCGCAAATGCTCAGAATTATCCAATTTCTTCTCTTCTTTTGCCAAAACTTCTGTTTTTTGAGGCGCTTTTAACTCTCTAAAAAAAGCTTTTATAGCACAACTAAGTCTCATCATCGACCTTTACATTAAAAATTATACAGACCAAGAGAATGGTACGTTTTACGATTTAAATCAAGAGGAGTGAAACTTAGAAAGGATGAGTTTCTCCAAAAAAGCAGTCGGTGGTAAAGAGGGCTGTTCTGCCAAAGCTTGATGGTAAATTACAGTCGATGGAGTAAGGGCTGGGAGAGTATTTACTTCAATAACGATCATTTTTTCCGTTAGGTGATTAAAAAAAATGTCGATGCGAGCATAATTTCTAATTTTGAGTGCCTTAGCAACATGCTCGATTAAATTTTTAACTTTAATCACTTTTTCTGCAGAAAGAATTTCTTCTGGAGGAGGCGTGATATTAATTCCAGTGCCTCCTTGGAACTTCTCTTCCAAACTTAAAACTGCACCCTCTGCAATTGTAATACTTGGATTTAATGCCCTACAATGCCCCCCTTCTTCTAATACACCCACAGTAAGCTCAACCCATCCCTTTTTTAATCGGTGCAAAAGAGCATCATTTTCAATACAAATCTCATCTGTTTCGATATAAGGTTCTATAATGTATTCCATAAATTGATCCAGAGGCATTTCAATCAATCCTTTTTGATTTGAAAAAGTCCCTGCAGGAATCGTTGATGTGTGCGTGTGTACATATGCACAATAACGCTCAAAATCCATTTGACTCTTTAGCAAGACAATACCCGCAGAGCATCCATCTGAGCAAGGTTTTATGATAAGCTCAGATGAGCCTAGCTCATTTACAATCCGATCCCAATCATACCCCTCTTTCAGCTTTATTTTTGGCAAAGATGCAATATCTGGATGACCATAAGAAGCAATCCATTTTCCTGTCTCATACTTATCCATACATAGCTTTGAAGTGGCTGCATCCGATCCATTATAAAGAATATTGCGCTCTTCTAAAATACGCTGAAGCGTTCCATCCTCGCCCATTCCTCCATGAAGTGCAATAAAAACAAAAGCCTTCTTGCTCTCAGCTTCCGCAAGAAAATCATTTAGAGAGAATTTCTGCTCATTAAGCGCACTACAGTTTTGCAAAACCTCTTCCACTGTATGATTTAAAATACAATGATAAGGAGCCCTCCATACATCCCCTGTAGAGTCTAAAAAATAGGGTTCAGCATGAAAGTGCTGAGAATTTAAAAGTTTTAGCCAAACATTTGTTCCACTCATAAGAGAAACCTGGCGCTCAGCATTTTTGCCTCCAAACAGGACAAAAACAGGTTTTTTATTTAACTGGCCCTCTTGTAAAGAGTTTTTCATGGAAAGCTTATATCTCGCACATGCATTTTTCACAATAAGCTGTAAAGCCTCTTTATGCGTCATTCCAGAAAATGATGCTTGTATAAAAAAGAAACTATTTTGCTCCAAACCATTAATAGGGTTAATATCTGTGAAAAGCAAAGTT includes these proteins:
- a CDS encoding SufE family protein — its product is MNLQLMYESCLKKQDGIKKKFFHLETPEEKYNLIMDLGKNQAKLDPSLKTEESLVKGCQSKMYLRSYLKDGLVYFETESDALISAGLAVLLTEVYSGEKPEVILKCPPTYLEEIGITSSLSPSRSNGLASLHLKMKQEALRYIHKQA
- a CDS encoding Hsp70 family protein, whose amino-acid sequence is MKTTNYIIGIDLGTTNCTMAYTSLGRGKHPEIIQFPIMQMSAFGVQEEHFSLPSFLYFPLEEEKEKHLFLDKKVSVGILARERGSEIPGRVISSAKSWLCHDGVQRRDPLLPLDAEDNAIKISPVEAITELLKHLQEVWNVKFPDDPFKEQTILITVPASFDPAARQLVEESAKLADYPEVILLEEPQAAFYAWLCREKEEWRSKLAVGDTVLVVDIGGGTSDFSLIRAEDDKGDLILKRLAVGTHLLLGGDNMDLSLAYLAKQKLEASNKSIDSSQMSELVHRCRFAKEELLKQGALEKVIVAVQGRGSKLIGGSCKVELSREEILKYIVDGFMPLVEPTERSPVEKKLGIRQIGLPYAQDARISCQLAKFLSMTGEKESASMDEFILPTAILFNGGALKANALQERLIELLNSWAKNLKKSPIKILDGVNLDYAVSVGSVYYGLSREGTGIRIRAGISRSYFIGIESAGLAIPGIQPKVKALCVASFGMEEGDSVDITGQEFTLLLGELASFRFFSHSTEKFSNGLAPTPGVLLAECLDELRELHPIETLLDKQGIEGSLVRVTLSSKVTELGSFQLWCRAQDGRKWKLEFDIR
- a CDS encoding DUF2760 domain-containing protein, with product MMRLSCAIKAFFRELKAPQKTEVLAKEEKKLDNSEHLRLLYILQHSSRIVDFLKEDISGYQDAEVGLAVRQIHAECAKTLEDLIVIRPLMDAKEGSAMTVPKGYDPAEIKVTGRVKGEPPYKGVLRHAGWKAHKLSLPRPVGEVRKDILCPAEVEIVN